A window of Lytechinus variegatus isolate NC3 chromosome 15, Lvar_3.0, whole genome shotgun sequence contains these coding sequences:
- the LOC121429177 gene encoding macrophage mannose receptor 1-like — translation MFGSLRIISIIRFAALDISFVSIVTGIYFRKMRNRSFLGIEMEISCYAILVAFWITTYLDISLACETGRFEFRTSCYYFSQGTSDFYSSKSSCEELGMRVVEIESQEEQDFLVAKIQESGASDEGYWIGLTAITWLDGTRLTYDNFGSIQKGAFNEGSQCFRIYAGSSSYLFRWFDDDCSDTNYYICEAEKACDEFESSHDLQFHEFEGSCYYISSNEVNFSTSMSNCEFIGMHLVFIVSQSEQDSIVGMIELLDHEYPKEYWIGLTDLDWSEDGSGLPYHNFDSDSAYSFNNGRVCYRMDSDYQFKWLDDDCHDEYYSICENIKEQEASDDPTTPTTSATTEKVTASEASSSRQPLRQKSAYFKLVADDTKLEDAYVTSTHHAISTLIECALECHNDTTCSCFTYIAKEEKCLLGNCIAVSNRENRQGAKTYYYI, via the exons ATGTTCGGCTCGCTTCGCATTATTTCAATCATCCGATTTGCTGCTCTGGATATCTCTTTTGTATCCATCGTAACTGGCATATATTTCAGAAAGATGAGGAACCGTAGTTTTCTTGGTATTGAG ATGGAAATTTCATGTTATGCTATACTTGTAGCATTTTGGATCACTACTTACTTGGATATTTCCCTCG CTTGTGAAACAGGTCGTTTTGAATTCAGAACTTCCTGCTATTACTTCTCCCAGGGCACATCCGATTTCTACTCTTCTAAATCATCGTGCGAGGAACTTGGCATGCGAGTGGTGGAAATTGAATCGCAGGAGGAACAAGATTTCTTGGTGGCGAAGATCCAAGAGAGTGGTGCATCTGACGAGGGTTACTGGATAGGGTTAACTGCGATAACCTGGCTTGATGGGACACGCCTGACCTACGATAATTTTGGCTCGATTCAAAAGGGTGCTTTCAACGAAGGTTCGCAATGCTTTCGGATATATGCGGGATCATCCTCATATCTTTTCAGGTGGTTCGACGACGATTGTTCCGACACTAACTATTATATTTGTGAAGCGGAGAAAG CTTGTGATGAATTCGAATCAAGTCACGACCTACAATTCCACGAATTCGAAGGGTCTTGCTATTATATATCTTCAAATGAGGTCAACTTCTCAACGTCAATGTCGAACTGTGAATTCATCGGCATGCACCTAGTTTTCATCGTATCTCAAAGCGAGCAAGACAGCATCGTTGGTATGATTGAACTCCTTGATCACGAATATCCTAAAGAATACTGGATAGGTCTGACAGACTTGGATTGGAGCGAGGACGGCTCTGGCCTGCCATATCATAATTTCGACTCCGATTCCGCGTACTCCTTCAATAATGGCAGAGTTTGTTATCGTATGGACTCGGACTATCAATTCAAGTGGCTTGACGATGATTGTCATGATGAATATTATTCCATCTGTGAAAATATTAAGG AACAAGAAGCAAGCGATGACCCCACTACACCAACAACATCCGCTACAACAGAGAAGGTAACCGCATCTGAAGCCTCATCTTCAAGACAACCAC TTCGCCAGAAATCAGCATATTTCAAACTTGTAGCTGATGACACTAAACTCGAGGACGCTTACGTGACCAGTACGCACCATGCGATATCGACCCTCATCGAATGTGCTCTCGAGTGCCACAACGACACCACGTGTTCTTGTTTCACCTATATTGCTAAAGAGGAGAAATGCTTATTGGGCAACTGTATCGCCGTGTCAAATCGAGAAAACCGACAGGGAGCTAAAACATATTATTACATATAA